The Deltaproteobacteria bacterium genome has a segment encoding these proteins:
- the lipA gene encoding lipoyl synthase encodes MIGARTEAVHKPPWLKVRIPSGAEYNRLKDNFRGLKLHTVCEEARCPNLAECWRAGTATIMILGDVCTRGCRFCAVKTAKNGAPVDPDEPRRVAEALARMELRYVVLTSVDRDDLDDGGAGVFADTIRETRQRCPELIIEALIPDFRGDVRALGKVVDAAPQVIGQNIETVQRLTRYARDRRCGYEQTLDVLTNVKALDRRVYTKSAILLGMGETRDEVLATMRDLRARGVDILTLGQYLQPTRKHLPVAEFVHPDRFRHYEEQGLALGFRYVAAGPMVRSSYKAAEFFVEKMLTAGH; translated from the coding sequence ATGATCGGCGCGCGTACAGAGGCAGTGCACAAGCCGCCCTGGCTCAAGGTCCGGATCCCGTCCGGCGCCGAGTACAACCGCCTCAAGGACAACTTCCGTGGGCTCAAGCTGCACACGGTGTGCGAGGAGGCGCGCTGTCCCAACCTGGCCGAGTGCTGGCGTGCGGGAACGGCGACCATCATGATCCTCGGGGACGTGTGCACGCGCGGGTGCCGGTTCTGCGCAGTCAAAACGGCCAAGAACGGCGCGCCCGTGGACCCGGACGAGCCCAGGCGGGTGGCAGAGGCATTGGCACGCATGGAGTTGCGCTACGTGGTCCTCACCTCCGTGGACCGGGACGACCTCGATGATGGGGGCGCCGGCGTGTTCGCCGACACCATCCGGGAGACCCGGCAGCGGTGCCCGGAGCTGATCATCGAGGCGTTGATCCCGGATTTTCGCGGCGACGTCCGCGCGCTCGGGAAGGTCGTCGACGCCGCCCCCCAGGTCATCGGTCAGAACATCGAGACCGTCCAGCGCCTCACGCGCTACGCCCGGGACCGGCGCTGCGGCTACGAACAGACCCTGGACGTGCTCACGAACGTCAAGGCCCTGGACCGGCGCGTCTACACCAAGAGCGCCATCCTTCTCGGCATGGGCGAGACCCGCGACGAGGTCCTCGCCACCATGCGCGACCTACGCGCCCGCGGCGTCGACATCCTCACCTTGGGCCAGTACCTCCAGCCCACCCGCAAGCACCTGCCCGTGGCGGAGTTCGTGCACCCCGACCGTTTCCGGCACTACGAAGAGCAGGGGTTGGCGTTAGGTTTCCGCTACGTCGCCGCCGGCCCGATGGTACGCAGCTCCTACAAGGCCGCGGAGTTCTTCGTCGAGAAGATGCTCACCGCTGGACATTGA